From the genome of Mugil cephalus isolate CIBA_MC_2020 chromosome 2, CIBA_Mcephalus_1.1, whole genome shotgun sequence, one region includes:
- the si:ch211-243a20.3 gene encoding uncharacterized protein si:ch211-243a20.3, with amino-acid sequence MAPYSLLMMLAVFAMATGALTTNEENELDYGYWNYREGADSVNVASVRSVTRVLDAWGKRIFSEIKTLLHSQPSTLLPDYSRVRPLSESVNDLFREVSLLHRRITELSHRLATLEPFLRHHGYRGDDKRGVSQSLRGDVASVARYTPRTGMKASPPRGSRVLRRRRVRVLNGGVKLTRGQR; translated from the exons ATGGCCCCTTACTCTTTGTTGATGATGCTGGCAGTTTTTGCCATGGCAACTGGGGCCCTCACTACCAACGAAGAGAATGAACTGGATTATGGGTACTGGAACTACAGAGAGGGAG CTGATAGTGTGAACGTGGCCTCGGTGCGCAGTGTGACCAGAGTTTTAGATGCATGGGGGAAGCGCATTTTCAGTGAGATCAAGACTTTGCTGCACTCTCAGCCCAGCACCCTGCTGCCAGACTACTCCAG GGTGCGCCCCCTGTCTGAGTCTGTCAATGACCTCTTCAGAGAAGTCTCTCTGCTTCACCGCCGCATCACTGAGCTCTCTCATCGCCTAGCAACGCTGGAGCCTTTCCTTCGTCACCACGGCTACCGCGGAGACGATAAGCGTGGGGTGTCTCAGAGCCTAAGAGGAGACGTGGCGAGTGTGGCCCGGTACACCCCGAGGACCGGGATGAAGGCTAGTCCTCCGAGAGGGAGTCGGGTGCTGAGGAGGAGACGGGTGAGGGTCCTCAACGGGGGTGTGAAGCTGACTCGAGGTCAGAGATAG
- the f8a gene encoding 40-kDa huntingtin-associated protein isoform X2, with amino-acid sequence MAAEGDFLARYRSVSNKLKKRFLRKPNVAEASEQFGQLAKELKQQDCLQYAAFCNLAMARCEQTLFNAPGEALALTDAARLFLSSEKESRSLQAPGFDEHLQAALNCYSFAIKVYIEMNQPVMAASLCLELGNALKEMNRPGEAIVHYQRAAELQTQTPTEALLSMGEMATCKILTRDYDGALSVFTEMHLICQERGLQLPDITTPIGAFLDIIAKCEISRVLLLMLLERTSQKQTGTRSHPPTFPDVLGDTPHHTIRWRKMARNYLAEGALFQPHKTHTNPSFTYTVTQIIFIHISNK; translated from the exons ATGGCTGCAGAGGGCGATTTTTTGGCGAGATATAGATCCGTgtcaaataaactgaaaaa ACGTTTTCTCCGGAAGCCTAATGTAGCTGAGGCAAGTGAACAGTTTG GTCAGTTGGCCaaggagctgaagcagcaggACTGCCTTCAGTATGCTGCCTTCTGTAACCTGGCCATGGCCCG GTGTGAACAGACTCTCTTTAATGCTCCTGGAGAGGCGCTGGCGTTGACTGATGCTGCAcgtctttttctttcatctgagAAGGAGAGCAGGTCCCTGCAGGCACCGGGCTTTGATGAGCACCTTCAGGCAGCACTCAATTGCTACAGTTTTGCCATTAAG GTGTATATTGAGATGAACCAGCCTGTGATGGCAGCTAGCCTGTGTTTGGAACTTGGCAATGCACTTAAG GAGATGAACAGACCAGGGGAGGCTATTGTTCATTATCAGAGAGCTGCAGAGTTACAGACACAGACTCCAACTGAAGCTCTGCTATCAATGGGAGAAATGGCCACATGTAAAATTCTAACCC gtgACTATGATGGAGCTTTATCAGTATTCACAGAAATGCACCTGATTTGCCAGGAGAGAGGACTGCAGCTCCCGGACATCACCACCCCGATTG GTGCATTTCTGGACATTATAGCAAAATGTGAGATATCCAGAGTACTACTGTTGATGTTGCTTGAG AGGACATCTCAAAAGCAGACAGGTACACGGTCTCATCCTCCCACATTTCCTGATGTGCTTGGagacacaccacaccacaccatcAGATGGCGGAAGATGGCCCGGAACTATCTGGCTGAAGGAGCGTTATTCCAGCCccataaaacacatacaaacccCTCATTTACATATACAGTTACGCAGataatatttatacatattagCAACAAGTGA